GTGGATACCCTGCTGATCGGTGCGCGCGCCAGCGACGTGGAAGAACTCACGCCCTTCGATGAGGGCCCCCTGCCCGCGGATTGGGTGGGCGAACTCGAGCGCCGCGGGATCGCGGTACGCCGCGATATCCTGCGCGACGACGCACGTGCCGTACTGCGCCACTACGGCGAGATCGGCGCCGCTTACTGACGGCAAGGCCCTGCGGCCCCCATGTCCCGGGGAGCCGGTCGCGCCCCTGGGGGAGCGACCGGCCGTAAAGGCATGGCGGCGGCCCGCCAGGGCTGAGCGCGCCCCCGGCAAACTGCGCTAGGCTAACGGCTCGCGCCGGCCAACGCGGCGCCAGGGGACAAGGCATGCGGGATGGATCGGCTTCTTGGCTTGAAAAGGTTTGGCGGCGCACGTCGCTCGTGCAGCGCCTGACCTGCGTGGCGCTTGCCCCCACCGCCATCAGCGCCGTCCTGCTCGTCACCCTGCTCACCCGCCACCAGATGGATACCCTGCACGAGATGGGCCGCTCGACCGCGGATGCCATCGCCCAGCAGGCCGCGACGGTCTCCGGTGATGCCCTGCGTGGTGAGCAGCGGCGCGAACTCGGCCGCATCGCGCAGTCCATCGTCCAGTTGCCCCAGGTATCGCGTGTGCGCATCGCCGATCGCGATGGCGAGATTCTCGCGGACCGTGTGAATGGGGCCGTCGAGGACGACGACAACCTGACGGTGTCACGCGACGTGCTCGATCCCGTGAGCCGCCGCGTGGTCGGGTCCGTCACCGTGGATGTGAGCGTGGAGGATGCGGTGGCTGCCCAGCGCGCCAGCGTCCATAACGCGCTTATCTGGTTGTCGCTGAGCCTGCTGATCGCGGTCATGATCGGCTGGTCTGCCGCGCGCTGGATGAGCGCCCCGCTGCGTAACCTGGCCATCGCCGTGCGCCAGCTCGGCCTGGGCGACCGCACGGTGGTCGTACCGGTCACCGACGACACGGAGATCGGTGACCTGCAGCGGGGCTTCAACGGCGCGGCGTCCAAGCTGCTGCACGCGCAAATCGGCATGGAGCGCGAGATCGCCACCGCGACCGATGAGCTGGCCCGGAAGAATGCGGCGCTGGAAGCCGCCAGCGTGGCCAAGGCCCGTTTCCTTGCGGCCGCATCGCACGACCTGCGCCAGCCGCTGTACGCACTGACGCTGTTCTCTTCCGGCCTCGCCGTGGATGAATTCGACCCGGTCCGTCTTAACCGCATCGCCCACATCCAGGAATGCGTGGAGTCCCTGGATCATCTCTTCAGCGAGCTGCTGGATCTTTCACGGCTGGACACGGGCGGCATGAAGCCTGCGCCCCGCGACATCGCGCTGGACGAGGTGTTCGAGGAGGTGAGCGTCAATTTCCGCATGGTGGCCGAACAGCACGACCTGCGCCTGGTCGTCCGCACCACGGGCGTATGGGTGCGTAC
Above is a genomic segment from Luteibacter aegosomatissinici containing:
- a CDS encoding ATP-binding response regulator; this translates as MQRLTCVALAPTAISAVLLVTLLTRHQMDTLHEMGRSTADAIAQQAATVSGDALRGEQRRELGRIAQSIVQLPQVSRVRIADRDGEILADRVNGAVEDDDNLTVSRDVLDPVSRRVVGSVTVDVSVEDAVAAQRASVHNALIWLSLSLLIAVMIGWSAARWMSAPLRNLAIAVRQLGLGDRTVVVPVTDDTEIGDLQRGFNGAASKLLHAQIGMEREIATATDELARKNAALEAASVAKARFLAAASHDLRQPLYALTLFSSGLAVDEFDPVRLNRIAHIQECVESLDHLFSELLDLSRLDTGGMKPAPRDIALDEVFEEVSVNFRMVAEQHDLRLVVRTTGVWVRTDRTMLARILNNLVSNALRYTRCGGVLVGARRRGDGTVRIDVWDTGLGIPREHVAHIFDEFYRVESGPEAGRPEGTRRGLGLGLSTVQRLAGLLNTKATVTSRPGKGSVFSITLPEVAANPVPEVPAAQAPDPGMPRDVAGMRVLVIDDEPSILAGISYLLGSWGCEVMTAEDAQQAMEAVHLWMQPPDLVISDLRLREGTGLDVLALLDRYYRRRPGDPPPFARVLITGETRSDYLASVDTATTQVLYKPVSPERLHDVMVSAWSVHHAAV